One stretch of Saccharomonospora xinjiangensis XJ-54 DNA includes these proteins:
- a CDS encoding daunorubicin resistance protein DrrA family ABC transporter ATP-binding protein has protein sequence MSAATGDAIVVAEGVHKRFGDTQALAGLDLSVPQGTVYGLLGPNGAGKSTTVRVLTTLTRPDSGSVMVAGHDVVREPAAVRARIGLAGQHAALDEQLTGRENLRIFGRLFRLGSARAKARADELLERFDLAHAGDRLVRTYSGGMRRRLDLISSLIVSPSVLFLDEPTTGLDPRSRNEIWATVRELVAEGTTVVLTTQYLDEADQLAANIAVIDHGKVIASGTPRELKARIGGRLDVVVADAAELAHAADVLTTLTGSPAPPDIDTELTLVSVPVATDDVTLPDVVRHLDQAGVKAVDVGIRKPTLDEVFLTLTGKPGTEHQEANR, from the coding sequence ATGTCAGCAGCAACCGGCGACGCCATCGTCGTCGCCGAGGGCGTGCACAAGAGATTCGGGGACACCCAGGCTCTGGCCGGGCTGGACCTGAGCGTGCCCCAAGGCACCGTCTACGGACTTCTCGGCCCCAACGGCGCGGGCAAGAGCACCACCGTCCGCGTACTCACCACGCTCACCCGGCCGGACAGCGGGTCGGTCATGGTGGCGGGTCACGACGTCGTGCGCGAACCGGCCGCCGTTCGTGCCAGGATCGGGTTGGCGGGGCAGCACGCGGCACTCGACGAGCAGCTCACCGGACGCGAGAACCTGCGCATCTTCGGCAGGCTCTTCCGGCTCGGGTCGGCCCGCGCCAAGGCACGCGCCGACGAGTTGCTCGAACGGTTCGACCTCGCCCACGCCGGTGATCGTCTCGTCCGCACCTACTCGGGCGGGATGCGCAGGCGCCTCGATCTCATCTCCAGCCTGATCGTCTCGCCGTCGGTGTTGTTCCTCGACGAACCGACCACGGGCTTGGACCCGCGCAGCCGCAACGAGATCTGGGCGACGGTGCGGGAGCTGGTCGCCGAGGGCACCACCGTGGTGCTGACCACGCAGTACCTCGACGAAGCCGACCAGCTCGCCGCCAACATCGCGGTCATCGACCACGGCAAGGTGATCGCGTCCGGCACCCCGCGCGAGCTCAAGGCACGCATCGGTGGCCGCCTCGACGTGGTCGTGGCCGATGCCGCCGAGCTGGCACACGCGGCCGACGTGCTCACCACGCTCACCGGCTCACCGGCCCCGCCCGACATCGACACCGAACTCACCCTCGTATCGGTTCCCGTCGCCACCGACGACGTCACCCTTCCCGACGTGGTCAGGCACCTCGACCAGGCCGGGGTGAAAGCCGTGGACGTCGGAATCCGCAAACCCACGCTGGACGAGGTCTTCTTGACCCTGACGGGGAAGCCTGGCACCGAGCACCAGGAGGCGAACCGGTGA
- a CDS encoding ABC transporter permease: protein MTTTTTNPASGAPTQAGNSLRAGLSDGMTILARNLLKLKHQPGQIVATFAFPIVSVVLFGYVFGSAIPIPGGGNYREYLMPGLFVMTSVFAVMGSLTVIAKDNGLGVMDRFRSMPMARSAVPFGQTAADLVTGAGGLAVMALCGLLFGWRAHNGLGATLAGFGVVLLLHYSVCWLGVYLGALAKNEETAARIGPLIMPITMISNVFVPTDGMPSVLQVIADWNPVSAATAACRELFGNPGLPLAEDAVWPLRHPVVATVGWCVLLLVIFVPLSIRRFRNAGL from the coding sequence GTGACGACCACGACCACGAATCCCGCGTCCGGCGCGCCCACGCAGGCCGGGAACTCCCTGCGTGCCGGTCTCTCCGACGGCATGACGATCCTCGCGCGCAACCTGCTCAAGCTGAAACACCAGCCCGGCCAGATCGTCGCCACGTTCGCGTTCCCGATCGTCTCGGTGGTGCTGTTCGGCTACGTCTTCGGAAGCGCCATCCCCATTCCCGGCGGTGGCAACTACCGCGAGTACCTCATGCCGGGATTGTTCGTCATGACTTCGGTGTTCGCGGTGATGGGTTCGCTGACGGTCATCGCCAAGGACAATGGCCTCGGCGTCATGGACCGCTTCCGCTCCATGCCCATGGCCCGTTCCGCCGTCCCGTTCGGACAGACGGCCGCCGACCTCGTGACCGGCGCGGGCGGGCTGGCCGTCATGGCTCTCTGCGGCCTGCTCTTCGGCTGGCGAGCACACAACGGCCTCGGTGCGACCCTCGCCGGATTCGGTGTCGTACTGCTCCTGCACTACTCCGTGTGCTGGCTCGGCGTCTATCTGGGTGCGCTCGCGAAAAACGAGGAGACCGCGGCCCGCATCGGACCACTCATCATGCCGATCACCATGATCTCCAACGTCTTCGTTCCCACCGACGGTATGCCGTCCGTGCTTCAGGTGATCGCCGACTGGAATCCCGTCAGCGCAGCCACAGCGGCCTGCCGGGAACTGTTCGGCAATCCGGGACTGCCGCTGGCCGAGGACGCGGTATGGCCGCTGCGGCATCCCGTCGTCGCGACGGTGGGCTGGTGCGTGCTGCTGCTCGTGATCTTCGTTCCGCTCTCGATCCGGCGGTTCCGCAACGCCGGGCTGTGA
- a CDS encoding TetR/AcrR family transcriptional regulator C-terminal domain-containing protein has protein sequence METNDESVLRSRLRLWTTPPKPARGPAPSYTREQIADAAIAIADNDGLDAVTMRRVATELGTGAMSLYRYVENKDALVELVADRMYARHEWPEPTGEWRQDLWAFAHAQRRALLAHPWLLRVWGIGPTMGPNVLRHFERSLSLVDGLGLDIDEMVETVMLISTWTSGFVRQEFDLVEFLRSEPEEVLERELGAYVKRIADSGEYPYFARFVYEALTPRIDAETRFGRALDRILAGIEATLPQQGEAGE, from the coding sequence ATGGAAACGAACGACGAGTCCGTCCTGCGATCCCGGCTCCGGTTGTGGACGACTCCTCCGAAACCGGCACGAGGGCCCGCTCCGTCCTACACCAGGGAGCAGATCGCGGACGCGGCCATCGCGATCGCCGACAATGACGGGCTCGACGCGGTCACCATGCGCAGGGTCGCCACCGAATTGGGCACCGGCGCCATGAGTCTCTACCGCTACGTGGAGAACAAGGACGCGCTCGTGGAACTCGTCGCGGACCGGATGTACGCCCGCCACGAATGGCCCGAACCCACGGGTGAGTGGCGTCAGGACCTGTGGGCCTTCGCTCACGCCCAGCGGCGGGCGTTACTCGCCCATCCGTGGCTGCTGCGGGTGTGGGGGATCGGGCCGACCATGGGGCCGAACGTGCTCCGGCACTTCGAGCGGTCGCTGTCGTTGGTGGACGGTCTCGGGCTCGACATCGACGAGATGGTGGAGACCGTGATGTTGATCAGCACCTGGACCAGCGGCTTCGTCCGCCAGGAGTTCGACCTCGTGGAATTCCTCCGCTCGGAACCGGAGGAGGTACTCGAACGCGAACTCGGCGCGTATGTGAAGCGGATCGCCGACAGCGGCGAGTATCCCTACTTCGCTCGGTTCGTGTACGAGGCGCTGACTCCGCGGATCGACGCGGAGACGCGGTTCGGCAGAGCCCTCGACCGGATCCTCGCCGGTATCGAGGCCACCCTGCCGCAACAGGGGGAGGCGGGGGAGTGA